A window from Enterocloster bolteae encodes these proteins:
- a CDS encoding glycosyltransferase family 2 protein: MRKTLYIVIPCYNEEDVLRETARQLLAKMDSMSKKISGGSRIVFVNDGSKDKTWDIIKELHQSNPVYSGINLSRNRGHQNALLAGLMTVKDYCDMAISMDADLQDDIGAIDEMVDKFYRGYDIVYGVRSKRNTDTFFKRFTAEGFYKMMSALGADTVYNHADYRLMSKRALEGLAKFKEVNLFLRGMVPMIGYSSATVYYVRNERFAGESKYPLKKMLAFAFEGITSLSTKPIRIIVMLGSIILGVSVLMLIWSVAGFYRGTTVPGWASIMVSIWGIGGILILSVGVVGEYIGKIYLETKERPRYIVESFINQEGTVDEKTISY, encoded by the coding sequence ATGAGAAAAACATTGTATATTGTAATCCCGTGTTATAATGAAGAAGACGTACTGAGAGAGACTGCCAGACAGCTTTTGGCGAAAATGGACTCAATGAGCAAAAAGATATCTGGCGGAAGCCGGATTGTATTTGTAAATGATGGTTCTAAGGATAAAACTTGGGATATTATAAAGGAATTACATCAGTCCAATCCAGTATATAGTGGAATTAATCTCAGCCGGAACCGTGGACATCAAAATGCCTTGCTAGCAGGTCTTATGACAGTAAAGGATTATTGTGATATGGCTATTTCAATGGATGCAGATCTTCAGGATGATATTGGTGCTATTGATGAGATGGTGGATAAGTTTTATAGAGGCTATGATATAGTATATGGAGTTCGCAGCAAGAGGAATACGGACACATTTTTCAAACGGTTTACTGCTGAAGGATTTTATAAGATGATGTCCGCATTGGGCGCAGATACAGTCTATAATCATGCAGATTATAGGTTAATGAGCAAACGGGCATTGGAGGGCTTGGCTAAGTTTAAAGAGGTGAATCTGTTTCTGAGGGGAATGGTCCCTATGATTGGATATTCTTCTGCAACGGTTTACTATGTGAGAAATGAACGTTTTGCTGGTGAAAGCAAATATCCTCTTAAGAAGATGCTGGCTTTTGCCTTTGAAGGAATCACATCTTTAAGTACCAAGCCTATTAGAATTATTGTTATGTTGGGCAGCATTATTTTAGGAGTGAGTGTTCTTATGTTAATTTGGAGTGTGGCTGGATTCTATCGTGGAACGACTGTGCCGGGATGGGCAAGTATTATGGTTTCCATATGGGGAATCGGTGGTATACTTATTTTGAGTGTAGGAGTTGTGGGGGAATATATCGGCAAGATTTATCTGGAAACGAAAGAGCGCCCACGCTATATTGTGGAAAGTTTTATTAATCAAGAAGGAACTGTAGATGAAAAGACCATTTCTTATTAG
- a CDS encoding transposase: MFSAGILAEIGDINRFPNQASLVKYAGPAWKQHQ, from the coding sequence GTGTTCTCGGCCGGCATCCTTGCGGAAATCGGTGATATCAACCGATTCCCCAATCAGGCCTCCCTCGTTAAATATGCAGGGCCTGCCTGGAAACAGCACCAGTAA